The Geodermatophilaceae bacterium NBWT11 genome has a segment encoding these proteins:
- a CDS encoding SDR family oxidoreductase, with protein MRLQDAVAVVTGAGSGIGAALARRFAAEGAAEVVVSDRDGAAARRVAEEIGGTADTTDVTDEGAVAALVERTLAEHGRVDLFCSNAGVFSGGGVETPTEVWEQVFAVNVLAHVHAARAVLPSMLARGSGHLLSVASAAGLLTTPGDAPYTVTKHGAVAFAEWLAVTYGGRGIGVSVVCPLGVATPLLLDPLEGGSAAAAVVAASGSVLTPEDVAQSVVDGLAEDRFLVLPHPEVGDYWVQKATDPERWLTGVRRLTERVGT; from the coding sequence GTGCGTCTGCAGGACGCCGTCGCGGTGGTCACCGGGGCGGGCAGCGGGATCGGTGCGGCGCTGGCACGCCGGTTCGCCGCCGAGGGCGCCGCAGAGGTGGTGGTCAGCGACCGGGACGGCGCCGCCGCCCGGCGGGTGGCCGAGGAGATCGGCGGGACGGCGGACACGACCGACGTGACCGACGAGGGCGCGGTCGCCGCCCTCGTCGAGCGGACGCTGGCCGAGCACGGCCGGGTCGACCTGTTCTGCTCCAACGCGGGGGTCTTCTCCGGCGGCGGCGTCGAGACCCCCACCGAGGTCTGGGAGCAGGTCTTCGCCGTCAACGTGCTCGCCCACGTGCACGCCGCACGCGCGGTGCTCCCGTCCATGCTGGCGCGCGGCAGCGGGCACCTGCTCTCCGTGGCCTCGGCCGCCGGCTTGCTGACCACCCCGGGCGATGCGCCCTACACCGTGACCAAGCACGGCGCGGTGGCGTTCGCCGAGTGGCTGGCCGTCACCTACGGCGGCCGGGGCATCGGCGTCAGCGTGGTCTGCCCCCTCGGGGTGGCCACCCCGCTGCTGCTGGACCCCCTGGAGGGGGGCAGTGCCGCGGCGGCCGTCGTCGCGGCCTCGGGGTCGGTGCTCACCCCGGAGGACGTCGCGCAGTCGGTGGTCGACGGGCTCGCCGAGGACCGGTTCCTCGTCCTCCCGCACCCCGAGGTCGGCGACTACTGGGTGCAGAAGGCGACCGATCCAGAGCGTTGGTTGACCGGGGTCCGCCGGCTCACCGAACGGGTGGGCACCTGA
- a CDS encoding fumarylacetoacetate hydrolase family protein, giving the protein MTDGLVRLLEAGPTLLDVVRGGPAALADAATRAARSADAVEVAQASFGALLDPPSVRDFLTYEAHLAELTGAPPPDEWYEMPLFYFANPASVLAPHADVRLPPSVTQYDYELEVAAVVGVAGSDLTPEQAADHIVGYTLFNDWSARDLQVHEFRFPMGPSKSKDAAITLGPWLVTADELADRVVDGRLALRTEVRLNGERVGGDTTSNMAWSFAELVAHASLGTVVRPGDVLGSGTCGTGCLAELKRSDPDTAPDWLRAGDVVRIEVEELGAIENRVVAGPEPQPVPRGRRRLHRAG; this is encoded by the coding sequence ATGACCGACGGGCTGGTGCGACTGCTCGAGGCGGGGCCGACCCTGCTCGACGTGGTGCGGGGTGGGCCGGCCGCGCTGGCCGACGCGGCGACCCGGGCAGCGCGCTCGGCCGACGCCGTCGAGGTGGCCCAGGCCTCCTTCGGCGCCCTGCTGGACCCGCCGAGCGTGCGGGACTTCCTCACCTACGAGGCCCACCTGGCCGAGCTCACCGGCGCCCCACCGCCCGACGAGTGGTACGAGATGCCGCTGTTCTACTTCGCCAACCCGGCCTCGGTCCTGGCACCCCACGCCGACGTCCGGCTGCCGCCGTCGGTCACGCAGTACGACTACGAGCTCGAGGTGGCCGCGGTCGTCGGCGTCGCCGGCTCGGACCTGACCCCGGAGCAGGCCGCCGACCACATCGTGGGCTACACGCTGTTCAACGACTGGTCCGCGCGTGACCTGCAGGTGCACGAGTTCCGCTTCCCGATGGGCCCGTCGAAGTCCAAGGACGCAGCGATCACCCTGGGGCCGTGGCTGGTCACGGCGGACGAGCTCGCCGACCGGGTGGTGGACGGTCGGCTGGCGCTGCGGACCGAGGTGCGGCTCAACGGCGAGCGGGTCGGCGGGGACACCACCTCGAACATGGCCTGGTCCTTCGCCGAGCTCGTCGCCCATGCCTCCCTCGGCACGGTCGTCCGGCCCGGGGACGTGCTGGGGTCGGGCACCTGCGGCACCGGGTGCCTGGCCGAGCTCAAGCGCAGCGACCCCGACACCGCACCGGACTGGCTCCGCGCCGGCGACGTCGTCCGGATCGAGGTCGAGGAGCTGGGCGCCATCGAGAACCGGGTCGTCGCCGGGCCCGAGCCGCAGCCGGTGCCGCGCGGGCGTCGACGTCTCCACCGGGCGGGCTGA
- a CDS encoding cyclase family protein has translation MTTEFGTDPEAAIAGSAKLFSNWDRWGAEDGIGTVNHLDESIRAAAAALVRRGASFSLSLPFDENGPQFGWKRRVNPVHTMMSTGMDTPEQMGLPHGLSVADDAVFMPLQCSTQWDGLGHVFDHGIGWNGRLGREVVTSEGDVATGIERLAAPVVGRGVLLDVGRALGEDGELPDGCPITSADLDETARRQGESATVRRGDIVLVRTGQLTRVRRRLAAGEGWGAYAGGPAPGLSFQTAGWLHGSQIAAIATDTWGVEVRPNEWPEAMQPLHQVALPHIGLLLGEMWDLDALAADCAADGVYEFLLAAQPLPFTGAVGSPVNPVAVK, from the coding sequence ATCACCACCGAGTTCGGCACCGACCCCGAGGCGGCGATCGCCGGCTCGGCGAAGCTCTTCAGCAACTGGGACCGGTGGGGGGCCGAGGACGGCATCGGCACCGTCAACCACCTCGACGAGTCGATCCGGGCAGCGGCCGCCGCACTCGTACGGCGCGGTGCGTCGTTCAGCCTGTCGCTGCCCTTCGACGAGAACGGCCCCCAGTTCGGGTGGAAGCGCCGCGTCAACCCGGTGCACACCATGATGAGCACGGGGATGGACACCCCCGAGCAGATGGGGCTCCCGCACGGGCTCTCCGTCGCTGACGACGCGGTCTTCATGCCGCTGCAGTGCTCCACCCAGTGGGACGGTCTCGGTCACGTCTTCGACCACGGGATCGGCTGGAACGGCCGGCTGGGCCGCGAGGTCGTGACGAGCGAGGGCGACGTCGCCACCGGCATCGAGCGGCTGGCCGCCCCGGTGGTCGGCCGCGGGGTGCTGCTCGACGTGGGCCGGGCCCTGGGCGAGGACGGCGAACTCCCCGACGGCTGCCCGATCACCAGCGCCGACCTCGACGAGACGGCCCGCCGGCAGGGGGAGTCCGCCACCGTCCGCCGGGGCGACATCGTGCTCGTCCGCACCGGCCAGCTGACCCGGGTCCGCCGGCGGCTGGCGGCGGGGGAGGGGTGGGGCGCCTACGCCGGCGGGCCGGCGCCGGGCCTGTCGTTCCAGACCGCGGGCTGGCTGCACGGCAGCCAGATCGCCGCCATCGCCACCGACACCTGGGGCGTCGAGGTCCGGCCCAACGAGTGGCCCGAGGCCATGCAGCCGCTGCACCAGGTCGCCCTCCCGCACATCGGGCTGCTGCTGGGGGAGATGTGGGACCTCGACGCCCTGGCTGCGGACTGCGCCGCCGACGGGGTCTACGAGTTCCTGCTGGCCGCCCAGCCGCTGCCCTTCACCGGTGCCGTCGGCTCGCCGGTCAACCCGGTGGCGGTGAAGTGA
- a CDS encoding amidohydrolase codes for MLGDVSAPSRTPVIDVHAHLAVPAADALLEGPGLTRQRQVDAESLGSASLQLNLRQIAEIGPKLVDLDLRLAAMDAARVDVQAVSASPVPHLWADRELAARYTAASNAEVAAFCARAPERLLPIGTVSLQHPDLAVDQLRAAVADHGVRGVQISTSAGPGRELDDPSLADFWATADELGTAVLIHPWGCTLGARLDDYYLFNSVGNPTETALALSRVVFSGLLERHPGLRVWSAHGGGYLASSIVRADHAWAARADAHTTTEAPSALLRRTWVDSLVYTPEQLRHLVAVMGPGQVTLGSDYPFDMGVEDPVDRLEAAGFDASTTDAIRGANAARLLGLTS; via the coding sequence ATGCTGGGCGACGTGTCAGCTCCGTCACGGACCCCCGTCATCGACGTCCACGCCCACCTGGCCGTCCCTGCTGCCGACGCCTTGCTGGAGGGCCCCGGGCTGACCCGGCAGCGTCAGGTCGACGCCGAGTCCCTGGGCTCGGCGTCCCTCCAGCTGAACCTGCGGCAGATCGCCGAGATCGGCCCGAAGCTGGTGGACCTGGACCTGCGGCTGGCCGCGATGGATGCTGCCCGGGTCGACGTGCAGGCGGTCAGCGCGTCCCCGGTCCCGCACCTGTGGGCGGACCGGGAGCTGGCGGCCCGCTACACAGCGGCGAGCAACGCCGAGGTGGCCGCGTTCTGCGCCCGGGCGCCGGAGCGGCTGCTGCCCATCGGCACGGTGTCCCTGCAACACCCCGACCTGGCCGTGGACCAGCTGCGGGCGGCGGTCGCCGACCACGGGGTGCGCGGTGTCCAGATCTCGACGTCCGCTGGACCCGGCCGGGAGCTGGACGACCCGTCGCTGGCCGACTTCTGGGCGACCGCCGACGAGCTCGGCACGGCCGTCCTCATCCACCCCTGGGGCTGCACCCTCGGAGCGCGGCTGGACGACTACTACCTCTTCAACAGCGTGGGCAACCCGACCGAGACCGCCCTCGCGCTGTCCCGGGTGGTCTTCTCCGGGCTGCTGGAACGGCATCCCGGGCTGCGCGTCTGGTCGGCCCACGGCGGTGGGTACCTGGCATCGTCGATCGTGCGCGCCGACCACGCCTGGGCGGCCCGCGCCGATGCGCACACGACCACCGAGGCACCCTCCGCGCTGCTGCGCCGGACCTGGGTCGACTCGCTGGTCTACACCCCCGAGCAGCTCCGTCACCTGGTCGCGGTCATGGGGCCCGGCCAGGTCACCCTCGGCAGCGACTACCCGTTCGACATGGGGGTCGAGGACCCCGTCGACCGCCTCGAGGCCGCCGGGTTCGACGCCTCCACCACCGATGCCATCCGCGGCGCCAACGCTGCCCGACTGCTGGGACTGACCTCGTGA
- a CDS encoding LysR family transcriptional regulator, producing MRKGAPVNLAGADLNLLVSLRALLQERNVTRAAQTVGLSQPAMSNALARLRRQFGDELLVREGRGLVLTPTARELQHAVEPALTMVERALRIQASFDPGTAVQTFRIAASDYGMTLVGARLRDLGTVAPGVTVDLVQIDHGFVRDSESVMRRVDLLLAPQAFLTGYPSEGLSAEPWVAVVREEDPLTTVTEADLVGRSLVGLFHDLGSGAHIERLLTVRGIAATGSVNAESFSVVPALVEGTDRIGFLPAGLAVRLGPGYRLKVLPVPFLVEPLVECLYWHRSAHRDPAHRWLRRLLLADRATPEIRVPSVP from the coding sequence ATGCGAAAAGGTGCGCCGGTGAACCTCGCCGGGGCCGACCTCAACCTGCTCGTCTCGCTGCGTGCCCTGCTGCAGGAGCGCAACGTGACGCGCGCCGCGCAGACCGTCGGGCTGAGCCAGCCGGCGATGAGCAATGCCCTCGCCCGGCTCCGCCGGCAGTTCGGCGACGAGCTCCTGGTCCGGGAGGGGCGCGGCCTGGTCCTCACGCCGACGGCGAGGGAGCTGCAGCACGCCGTCGAGCCCGCGCTGACGATGGTGGAGCGCGCCCTGCGGATCCAGGCGTCCTTCGACCCCGGCACCGCGGTCCAGACCTTCCGGATCGCGGCCAGCGATTACGGGATGACGCTGGTCGGTGCCCGGCTGCGCGACCTGGGCACCGTCGCCCCGGGGGTGACGGTCGACCTGGTCCAGATCGACCACGGCTTCGTGCGGGACAGCGAGAGCGTGATGCGGCGGGTGGACCTGCTCCTGGCGCCGCAGGCATTCCTGACCGGCTACCCCAGCGAGGGACTCTCCGCCGAGCCGTGGGTGGCGGTCGTGCGCGAGGAGGACCCGCTGACCACGGTGACCGAGGCCGACCTGGTCGGCCGCTCGCTGGTGGGGCTGTTCCACGACCTCGGTTCGGGGGCGCACATCGAGCGGCTCCTCACCGTCCGCGGGATCGCCGCCACCGGCTCGGTCAACGCCGAGTCGTTCTCGGTGGTACCTGCGCTGGTGGAGGGCACCGACCGGATCGGGTTCCTGCCGGCCGGTCTGGCGGTCCGCCTCGGCCCGGGCTACAGGCTGAAGGTGCTCCCGGTGCCGTTCCTCGTCGAACCGCTCGTGGAGTGCCTCTACTGGCACCGCTCGGCCCATCGGGACCCGGCGCACCGGTGGCTGCGGCGTCTGCTGCTCGCGGACCGAGCTACCCCGGAGATCCGCGTGCCATCCGTCCCGTGA
- a CDS encoding ABC transporter ATP-binding protein, whose amino-acid sequence MRPSLPAVTQAIVEDDSVPDPPLGRPPALRARGVGLSFAGLRALDGVDFELPAGGTSAVIGPNGAGKTTLFNCVSGLYRYEGELSLYGEDLGRSRPHRRAQRGVARTFQTPALLDAESALHNVALGAVAHSRVGVWDSILVTPRRRREEAATLDEAYELLGRLGMSAAAGRPVAGLPHGDRRRVEVARALMGAPRLLLLDEPAAGLGAEESRDLLQEVEAHVGGEGTVLLVEHDVALVMSVARRVVVLESGRVLTVGTPDEVRGDPRVVEAYLGASEDPA is encoded by the coding sequence ATACGCCCTAGCTTGCCCGCTGTGACCCAGGCCATCGTCGAGGACGACTCCGTGCCCGACCCACCGCTCGGCCGTCCCCCCGCCCTGCGGGCCCGCGGGGTCGGTCTCTCCTTCGCCGGGCTCCGTGCGCTGGACGGGGTGGACTTCGAGCTGCCGGCAGGCGGGACGTCCGCCGTGATCGGCCCCAACGGCGCGGGCAAGACCACGCTGTTCAACTGCGTCAGCGGGCTCTACCGCTACGAGGGCGAGCTCAGCCTGTACGGCGAGGATCTCGGCCGGTCGCGCCCGCACCGCCGCGCCCAGCGGGGTGTCGCCCGGACGTTCCAGACCCCGGCGCTCCTGGACGCGGAATCGGCGCTGCACAACGTCGCCCTCGGCGCCGTGGCCCACAGCCGCGTGGGCGTCTGGGACTCGATCCTGGTGACACCCCGCCGGCGGCGGGAGGAGGCGGCCACCCTCGACGAGGCCTACGAACTGCTGGGCCGGCTCGGCATGTCCGCGGCGGCCGGCCGGCCGGTCGCCGGCCTCCCGCACGGCGACCGACGCCGGGTGGAGGTGGCCCGGGCGCTGATGGGCGCACCCCGACTGCTGCTGCTCGACGAGCCGGCTGCCGGTCTCGGCGCCGAGGAGTCCCGGGACCTGCTGCAGGAGGTCGAGGCCCACGTCGGCGGGGAGGGCACCGTGCTGCTGGTCGAGCACGACGTCGCCCTCGTCATGTCGGTGGCCCGACGGGTGGTGGTGCTCGAGTCGGGACGGGTGCTCACCGTCGGCACGCCGGACGAGGTCCGGGGCGACCCCCGCGTCGTCGAGGCCTACCTGGGCGCGTCCGAGGACCCGGCGTGA
- a CDS encoding branched-chain amino acid ABC transporter permease produces the protein MTEFLQQTASGLTTGLVYAALALAVALVFQGTGTLNFAQGEFATLAAFVAFALSTAGLSWWLVVPLVVVAAFVFGAGVERVLVRPVEKSGPLALLTVTAALLLGTNAVVALVWGTDVRSAPSPFGDGALQLGPLTFTAQALGGGALVLVAMVTCGLVFRFTPLGLRLRAVADNPESAKLLGISTGLMLAVGWGIAASVGAVAGLVAAPTLGLSPELMTNALLLALAATTLGGFSSRLGAVVGGLLVGLLSNWASRYVPGIGGDLQLVVPFAVIFLVLLVRPQGLLGRATTVRA, from the coding sequence GTGACCGAGTTCCTCCAGCAGACCGCATCCGGTCTGACCACCGGCCTGGTCTACGCCGCCCTCGCCCTCGCCGTCGCCCTGGTCTTCCAGGGCACCGGCACCCTCAACTTCGCGCAGGGCGAGTTCGCCACCCTCGCGGCGTTCGTCGCCTTCGCGCTGAGCACGGCAGGGCTGTCCTGGTGGCTCGTGGTGCCGCTCGTCGTCGTCGCCGCCTTCGTGTTCGGCGCCGGCGTCGAGCGCGTGCTGGTCCGACCGGTCGAGAAGAGCGGCCCATTGGCCCTCCTCACCGTGACCGCCGCACTGCTGCTGGGCACCAACGCCGTGGTGGCCCTCGTCTGGGGCACCGACGTGCGCTCCGCCCCGTCCCCGTTCGGCGACGGGGCCCTGCAGCTCGGCCCGCTGACCTTCACGGCCCAGGCCCTGGGTGGCGGTGCGCTCGTGCTGGTGGCCATGGTGACCTGCGGGCTGGTCTTCCGGTTCACCCCGCTGGGGCTCCGGCTGCGAGCCGTGGCGGACAACCCCGAGTCGGCCAAGCTGCTCGGCATCTCGACCGGGCTGATGCTGGCCGTGGGTTGGGGCATCGCCGCCTCGGTCGGGGCGGTGGCCGGGCTCGTCGCCGCCCCCACGCTCGGGCTCTCCCCCGAGCTCATGACCAACGCACTGCTGCTCGCCCTGGCCGCAACCACCCTCGGCGGGTTCTCCAGCCGGCTGGGTGCTGTCGTGGGCGGGCTGCTCGTGGGCCTGCTCTCCAACTGGGCGAGCAGGTACGTCCCCGGCATCGGAGGAGACCTCCAACTCGTGGTCCCGTTCGCAGTGATCTTCCTCGTCCTGCTCGTCCGCCCCCAGGGTCTCCTCGGCCGTGCGACGACGGTGCGCGCCTGA